From a region of the Clupea harengus chromosome 9, Ch_v2.0.2, whole genome shotgun sequence genome:
- the LOC105899487 gene encoding LOW QUALITY PROTEIN: C5a anaphylatoxin chemotactic receptor 1-like (The sequence of the model RefSeq protein was modified relative to this genomic sequence to represent the inferred CDS: deleted 1 base in 1 codon), with translation MGEDSNFSLDYEYNDTDYFNDTDFKFPDYVMGTNHMLALVCYALVFIVGVPGNALVAFVIAFRMPRSVNALWFLNLALADLLCCLSLPLLMVPIAQDQNWSMGPLACRLLHGTLYLVMYCSVLLLVLISVDRWMLVSWPVWCQNWRRPQYASWVCLGAWVLALLGSAPQFAILEAKKETPVKTECKPVLASMKSAWAILIFRFLMGFALPFLVICVSHWHVYQRASLRQRERSARTVHIILAVVLSFFLCWAPLHVLDITYLALPPSHRGHHLAMAQVLALCLAYVNSCLNPVIYVCVGRGFKEGLMRTLRNVLHFASETPTHSIGTTQNRKSTTANTMDRNV, from the exons ATGGGTGAAGATTCGAACTTCTCCTTAGATTATGAATACAATGACACTGACTACTTCAATGACACTGACTTCAAATTCCCAGACTATGTCATGGGTACAAACCACATGCTTGCTCTGGTCTGCTATGCCCTGGTATTCATTGTAGGTGTCCCCGGCAACGCCTTGGTGGCCTTTGTCATAGCCTTCCGTATGCCGCGCTCCGTCAACGCCCTCTGGTTCCTGAACTTGGCCCTGGCGGACCTGCTGTGCTGCCTGTCTCTGCCCTTACTGATGGTTCCAATAGCTCAGGACCAGAATTGGTCCATGGGGCCACTGGCCTGCAGGCTGCTGCATGGCACCCTCTACCTGGTCATGTACTGCAgcgtgctgctgctggtgcttaTCAGCGTAGACCGCTGGATGCTGGTCAGCTGGCCCGTCTGGTGCCAAAACTGGCGCCGGCCGCAATACGCATCctgggtgtgtctgggtgcaTGGGTCCTGGCCCTGTTGGGCAGTGCCCCGCAGTTCGCCATCCTGGAGGCCAAAAAGGAGACACCAGTGAAGACGGAGTGCAAGCCCGTGTTGGCCAGCATGAAGTCCGCCTGGGCCATCCTCATCTTCCGCTTCCTGATGGGCTTCGCTCTGCCCTTCCTGGTGATCTGCGTAAGCCACTGGCACGTGTACCAGCGGGCATCATTGCGTCAGCGCGAGAGGTCGGCGCGCACTGTGCACATCATTTTGGCCGTGGTGCTGAGCTTCTTCCTGTGCTGGGCACCACTGCACGTGCTGGATATCACGTACCTGGCTCTGCCTCCCAGCCACCGCGGGCACCATCTTGCCATGGCCCAAGTGCTGGCCTTGTGCCTGGCCTACGTCAACAGCTGCCTCAACCCCGTCATCTACGTGTGCGTGGGCCGCGGCTTCAAGGAGGGCCTGATGCGCACCCTACGCAATGTGCTCCACTTTGCATCCGAGACG CCGACCCACTCCATAGGAACGACGCAAAACAGAAAGAGCACCACAGCCAACACCATGGACAGGAATGTGTGA